AGAAGTACTAAGAGAGTTGGGGTACACCGACGACGACATAAAGACGCTCGCCGAAAAAGGCGTCATAGCTACGCACAAGCCGCCGCCGTAGTTATCCTGATAAACCTCCTCAGACTCGACACTTCTAGCTCCGTCTACTTTTTAAAGATCCTGTGTGCAGACCCGTAGCTCATACATTGATTTGGTGCGTTAGGTAGCGGGCGACAGTAGGAAAGATCTACAGAAGCCGCCGTTGCTATCTTTCGCGGCTTCGACGTTCATGAGGTCTGGCTTTCTCTCTGGTGCGCAATGACGCAATCCGCGTCTAATAGTGGCGTTAGGGGGGCCTCTGCCACTCCCTCGTCTATGGCCCAGGTGGCTGTGTGTAGGGCGGCTCTGGAGGTGGGGCCTAGGGGGATGGGGGTGTCTATGGGCTGTGGGTCGTGGGTGTAGTCTGCCTGGGGGCAGTCTCCTCCGTATCTCGACGCTATTAGGGTGAGGTCTGGGGCGTGTTCTCTCGCTCTTTTGGCTAGGGCGCGCGCCAGGGGCTTGTCTGCGCAGGGTATTACCAGCGCGTCTGCCGAGGGGGTCTGTGCCATTATTCTGTCGGCTAGGTGGTTGTAGTACGCCTCCTCCAGCACCTTGTCTATGTCGGCGCCTGCTGGGGATTGTCTGCATTGCCAGTTGCATGCGATTTCGATTATTCTCGCCGCGTGGGGGTTGTCGTGTCTGAACTCTGTTATCCCCGCCTCCGCCAGCCTCTTGGCTACGTACGGCGCGACGTGTTGTATGTAGTGGAGTGTGGGGGTTGTATATAGTGCTATGGTGGGTATTTTCCGGCCTTTGTAGTAGATGGCGAAGCTGTCTTGGTACAGCTGGTAGAGCATCATTTAAATAGAGTATGTAGTGGAATATATGGACTTCGGCTTGTCGAGGGAGGACAAGCTTTTTCTAGAGTCGGTTAGGGCTTTTGCGGAGAGGGTTATTGCCCCCCGGTGGGTTGAGATTGACGAGAGGAAGTGGCCTATTGAGGAGGTGGCGGCGAGGCTTGGGGAGGTGGGCCTGTTGGGGATTCCTCTGAGTTCTAAATACGGGGGTCAGGACGGCACGTTTCTCCAAGCCGCCTTGGCGGCTGAGGAGCTGGCTTACGCGGATCCCTCCCTCGCCACCGCTGTCTACATGTTGCTGGAGACTGCGTGGCCTTACGTGGTTCAGCGCTATGGTAGGGAGGAGGTGAAGGGCGAGGTTCTGCCGGAGGTGGCCAGGGGCCGCGCGTTTATCGGCATAGGCTCCACAGAGCCGCAGGGGGGTAGCGACGTGGCTTCTGTGCAGACGAAGGCTGTGAGGGAGGATGGCGGCGTCTGGAGGCTCTACGGGGAGAAGAACATGGTTACGGGGGTGTCCACTATCCTAAACCTGCCGTACGGCGGGGGCGTGGTGGCTATTACGCGGACAGGCAGACCCGAGGAGAAGCACAGGGGGGTGACGGTGTTCCTCGCCATGTTGAAGAGGAGGGGGAGGGTGAGCCCGGGCTTCAGCCACAGGGACTGGGAGGAGGTGGGGAGGCACGGCCTGCCCACTGGCTACCTCATGTTGGAGGGGCTGCCGGTGGAGGAGGTTTTTATGCTGGGTGAGCTGAATGGGGGGTTTAAGGTGGCGATGGAGGGCTTCAACCTGGCGAGAACCATCATAGGGGCCGCCTCCATCGGGGCGGCGAGGTGGCTTATGGACCGGGCGCTGGAGTGGATTAAGCAGAGAGTTGTCTTCGGGAGGCCCATCGCCTCCTACCAGGCGGTGTCGTTTAAATTCGCCGAGCTGTACGCGAGGCTGGAGGCGGCTAGGCTCGCGGTCTATAAAGCGGCGTGGGTGGCGGATAGGCACTACGGCGGGGACCCCGCCTTCTCGATGCAGGAGGTCGCCACCGCGGGGGCCTCGGCTAAATTCCTGGCTGTCAGCCTGGCGGTGGAGGTGGGGCTGGAGGTTATGAAGTGGTTCGGCGGCGCCTCTTATTTCAAGGAGACGAACGTGGCGAGGTCCCTCCTCGGGGTGCTGTCCTACTACGTGGGGGCGGAAGGTGCTGAAAATATCCTTAAGCTAATCATCGCGAGGAATGTGGTAGGCAGGGAATTTGTTTAATTTCTCCCAGTGTTTGGTGTATGTGAAGCGGATTGAGGGGGTGAGGACACAGCTGGACGCCGTTGGCTACTTGAAGTCCGTCAAGGGCCTGCTGGGGGTGACCTACAGGGAGCTGTCCGCCGTGCTGGACATACCCGAGAGCGTCTTATCCCGCTACGTCACTGGCGATATGCTTCCATCTGTGGAGACTGCGGGGGAGATTTTGGCGAGGTTGAGGGAGAGGTATCCAATAACTGAGGTTGTTAGGGCGAGGTTCCGGATGTACGACACGTATGTCGACATGTCGTTTGTAAACACGCCGGACTTCTGGCGCCTCTACGAGATCTACCTCACGTGGAGGTTCCCCGATGTGGAGGTGGACGTGGTGCTCACGGCGGCGGCAGACGGCATACCCCTCGCCGTGGCGGCGGCGTCGAGGTTTGAGGCGCCGCTGGTGGTGGCTAAGACGTATAGGGAGCCGGGGGTGGAGAACTACGAATATACATACCTCAGGGAGGGCAGGCCTGTGACTCTCTACGTGCCCGCCGCCCAGCTGAGGCGCGGCGATGCGGTGTTCATAGTCGACGACATCGCGCGGACTGGCAAGACGCTGAGAGCCCTGGCGGGCCTCGCCGCCAAGGCGGGGGCACGCGTCGTGGGGGCCTCTGTGCTGGTGGCGAGGAGCGGGCTGAATATAGATCTGGGGTTTCCCGTCGATGTGCTTTACACGTATTAAAGTATATAAACAAAGGGACATGTTGTGTATATGTTGGCAGTCAGAGATCTTCTAAAGAGGCCCGCTGTCTCTCTTCCGGAGATGGCCACGATTAGGGAGGTCGCTGTGGAG
The sequence above is drawn from the Pyrobaculum ferrireducens genome and encodes:
- a CDS encoding acyl-CoA dehydrogenase family protein — protein: MDFGLSREDKLFLESVRAFAERVIAPRWVEIDERKWPIEEVAARLGEVGLLGIPLSSKYGGQDGTFLQAALAAEELAYADPSLATAVYMLLETAWPYVVQRYGREEVKGEVLPEVARGRAFIGIGSTEPQGGSDVASVQTKAVREDGGVWRLYGEKNMVTGVSTILNLPYGGGVVAITRTGRPEEKHRGVTVFLAMLKRRGRVSPGFSHRDWEEVGRHGLPTGYLMLEGLPVEEVFMLGELNGGFKVAMEGFNLARTIIGAASIGAARWLMDRALEWIKQRVVFGRPIASYQAVSFKFAELYARLEAARLAVYKAAWVADRHYGGDPAFSMQEVATAGASAKFLAVSLAVEVGLEVMKWFGGASYFKETNVARSLLGVLSYYVGAEGAENILKLIIARNVVGREFV
- a CDS encoding phosphoribosyltransferase family protein produces the protein MKRIEGVRTQLDAVGYLKSVKGLLGVTYRELSAVLDIPESVLSRYVTGDMLPSVETAGEILARLRERYPITEVVRARFRMYDTYVDMSFVNTPDFWRLYEIYLTWRFPDVEVDVVLTAAADGIPLAVAAASRFEAPLVVAKTYREPGVENYEYTYLREGRPVTLYVPAAQLRRGDAVFIVDDIARTGKTLRALAGLAAKAGARVVGASVLVARSGLNIDLGFPVDVLYTY